In the genome of Limimonas halophila, the window AGCGCTCCATCTTCCCCGGCGGCATGCTACCCGCGCCGGCCGTGATCGCCGAGCAGGCGCAGCGCGCGGGACTCGCGGTCGCGGACCGGCACCGCTACGGAGCGCACTACGCCGAAACCCTGCGCCGCTGGCGCGCCGCGTTCGAGCGCGCCTGGCCCCGCATCGCCGAGATGGGCTTCGACGAGCGCTTTCGCCGCACGTGGCGGTACTACCTGGCCTACTGCGAGGCCGGGTTCGACACCGGCCGCATCGACCTGGAACAGCTTGCCCTCGACCACACCGGCGAGGTGCCCGCATGAGCGCGGCGCCGGCGACCGCGGCCACTCGGCTGGTGCTGGAGGACTTCTTCACCGGCTGGACGCGCGCCTGGGGCGCGTTCCAGGACCGCTTCGGCACACCGCGCCAGCGCTTCCGCGCCGATGTGCACGGCGCCTGGGACGACGCCGCGCAAACGCTCACCCTGACCGAACGCTTTCACGACCTGGGCGCGGGCGCGGACGAGCGCGTCTGGGTGGTGGAAAAGCTGGCCGACGGGGTCTACCGCGGCAGCGCGGGCGACGTCGTGGGCACGGCGGACATCCGCACCACCGAGGCCGGCGCCGTCCACCTGAGCTACCGGCTGCGCGTGCCCATCGCCGGGCGCACCTGGGCGCTCACCTTCGACGACTGGATGATCCGGGTGGACGCGGGCGTGCTGCTCAACCGCGCCACCGTCAGCAAGATGGGCGTCACGCTCGGCACGGCCGTAACCTTCTTCACCCGCACGGACGCGCCGCCGGACGCAGCGATCACGCCGCCACCCGGCGACGCAGCCAGCGCATGAACGCGCCCACCACCGGCAGCTTTTCGTAGAGCTGCCCGGCGGCGTCCCAGTGGTCGATGTGCGCGGAAACCGAACCGTCAGCGTCGGTGTGCAGCTCGCTCATGCCCGCGATCGTGAGCGATTTGCCGCCCTTGAGCCGCGCCGTGAAGGTCCAGCGCACGTAGCTCGCGTGCGCCCCGTCCGCGCGGTCGTCGATGCGGAAGGCCGGTGCGTCGAGCGTCTCGAACATCTCCGCGAGGACGTGCTTGAAGGCGTTGATCCCGGTGACGTCGTTGAAGGGATCGACGAAGCGCACGTCCGGCGCGCACACCGCGTCCAGCTCGTCCAGATTTTCGGGCGTGAGCCGGGCGAAATGCGCCAGGTAGCGCCCGATGATATCCGTATTCCCGGTCATCGCCGCATCCGCCGGGCGATGGGCATGGCGAGGATATAGGGCAGACAGCGGTAAAGCTTGACGATCCAACAGAACAGCGCTGGGAAGACGATCTCGAAGCGCCGCGACAGCAGGCCCTTTTCCAGCTTTTCCGCGGCTTTCTCCACCGGCATCAGCATGGGCATGGGGAAGGTGTTGCGCGCCGTCAGCGGCGTTTCGATGAAGCCCGGGTTCACCACCTGCAGGCTGACGCCGGTTCCGGCCAGCTCCGCGGCGTAGGACTCCGTGGCGGCGATGGCCGCGGCCTTGCTGGCGCTGTAGCCGGCGGCCGAGGGGAGCCCGCGATACCCGGCCACGGAGGCGACCACGGCGATGCGGCCCTGCCCGCGCTCGCGCATGCGCGGCACCAGCGCCGCCAGCCCGTCGATCACCGCCAGGTAGTTCAGCTCGATCAGCTTGCGGTGAACGTCGGGCTGGATGTCGGTCGCGAGCGTTTCGATGTGCGTCCCGGCGTTGAGCACGGCCAGCGCGATGGGCCCCAGCTCCGCCTCAATGCGCTCCACCGTGGCCCGCTGCGCCTCGCCGT includes:
- a CDS encoding SDR family NAD(P)-dependent oxidoreductase, translating into MVTPAPEQGCVWITGASSGIGRELALRMAAHGWIVAASARREQALEELRHDSGGAVYPYPLDVTDGEAQRATVERIEAELGPIALAVLNAGTHIETLATDIQPDVHRKLIELNYLAVIDGLAALVPRMRERGQGRIAVVASVAGYRGLPSAAGYSASKAAAIAATESYAAELAGTGVSLQVVNPGFIETPLTARNTFPMPMLMPVEKAAEKLEKGLLSRRFEIVFPALFCWIVKLYRCLPYILAMPIARRMRR
- a CDS encoding DUF3833 family protein, with product MSAAPATAATRLVLEDFFTGWTRAWGAFQDRFGTPRQRFRADVHGAWDDAAQTLTLTERFHDLGAGADERVWVVEKLADGVYRGSAGDVVGTADIRTTEAGAVHLSYRLRVPIAGRTWALTFDDWMIRVDAGVLLNRATVSKMGVTLGTAVTFFTRTDAPPDAAITPPPGDAASA
- a CDS encoding nuclear transport factor 2 family protein — translated: MTGNTDIIGRYLAHFARLTPENLDELDAVCAPDVRFVDPFNDVTGINAFKHVLAEMFETLDAPAFRIDDRADGAHASYVRWTFTARLKGGKSLTIAGMSELHTDADGSVSAHIDHWDAAGQLYEKLPVVGAFMRWLRRRVAA